The Plasmodium cynomolgi strain B DNA, scaffold: 0058, whole genome shotgun sequence genomic sequence tataaagtaCGTTGGTCATAGTTGGGAACATGGAACTATTGAATGCTCCCTTTACTTTACTACCTATCCAATAGTATAGAAAAGTACAACGTTCACTGTATAATGCACTGTCATCCTTCCTCATTGTTAATGCGCGACACCAAGCTTTTTCAATTCCTTTCTTATGTTTTCCAAAATAAATATGGTTCTGTAGTTCACTTTCTATACTTCGTTTAAGTGTACAATCAGCATTCTGCACATTATCTTCGAACATTCTGTAGATCTCGCTAGAGGGTAGTTTTTTTACCTCCTCGTCCTATATAGATATAATTAGCAgaacatatatgtatgaacTGTTAATACTACCTGTGGcagtatgcaaaaaaaaactactcaCATAACGCTCAGTTTTCTCTTTCTAAGAAGGAAAGAACATACCCCAGGTACTGTTGTCGTCATTGTCATTGTTTATGCGCATTACTCACACataatgaaatttattttaaaaattccttACTATTTATGCATAAGAAATAAACATATGTCACATTTTCACTTATTACAAAAGGaccataattaaaaaagtatacaTACTAACTACttactattttttaagtatgtACATTATTTAATTCTTCAAAGTACGATAATACACTACACGTAtatgctcaattttttatgtttaggtttagggttcagggctTAGCTTTAGGTTTCAAGAGTtaggtttattttttccttcaggCTTTTTCGTGTTTGCAAAAGCAGTTTTGGTTATATGATTTTATAACCTGGtcggaaagcaaaaaatgactGGCAGGAAGGTATTTCAAAATGcggtaaatgtacatatgcatgtatttttagaaaaaagaaaaaaaattatttatttttgaaaaataaaaaaattgtggatttgtacgaacgtaaaaaatatttgtatgtgtttagaaaaaaaataataaaaggaggatctccttttttcaactcAATTTTCAAAGTAATAGTGAAAGTGCCCACCGCGcagtaatatatatgtatatatatttatgtttgtAGGAGCGTGGGAGGttacgtaaaaaatgcttctggacttttttttccattatggCTAGCATATTACTAGCGCGTCGATTTCTCGTTTCACTCGAGGGGAGGGTGTTCTGAAGTTGTTGCAGCGAGAAATCTGCATCACCCCCAatcaggtattatatacatatgtaataatatatattgaCTATGGAGGgcgttcttttttattttcttacaATGGCACGCTTTTCTGATAGGGTTATTCTCCTCTCTTTAGCAGATGCGCGCAGCGGAGAGAGCCTATGTcatggacaaaaaatatggtgCACGATTATTACATGCAAAGAAGGTCTAGTAAGGTACCTGTgcaaaatacgaaaaaaacaatccttgcgcagataaataaatagtgcacttcCTGGGATGACCTTCCATCCGCCGCTAAgcgcgtatatatacatataaatacaccCATTAATTTCCTTCCATCGAAAGCGGCCAACTTGGAACGACGCATTTCATAAACTCCCCGCCAACATGGTGTTCTGTTGGAGAAGGTGCGTGCAGTTGCAATGTAAACAAATACGCGCTTTCTCTCCTCAGATAAACGCTATGCATTCAGTTATGAAGTTAaggtttcaaaataaaaagaaacgaaaatgggtgggattacaaaattattatgcaaaaaaaatcaagggagggaaaataaTAGCGAcctggtataaaaatacaccaCAGTATTATCAGTTGCAGCCAGTGGGGTGAAGGggcctccaaaaaaaaaaaataagagaaagTAATCACGCAAAAGAGTTAGGCAAATGAGGATGAACCACCTCATAtaacaaacgatttgggatggaagaaaaagaagtgaTCAGTCTCTCACATGtgttattaaaaagaattgaTAACATTTtgtggggaggaagaaactccaatgtaggaagaaaatatgaatacgcggtgagcataccaccaaattggcattGGTTCAG encodes the following:
- a CDS encoding hypothetical protein (putative), giving the protein MFEDNVQNADCTLKRSIESELQNHIYFGKHKKGIEKAWCRALTMRKDDSALYSERCTFLYYWIGSKVKGAFNSSMFPTMTNVLYKYLQTYGFSGECTNICTNISEDLFTWGKKIFDYSHNHNTIE